A genomic region of Dreissena polymorpha isolate Duluth1 chromosome 4, UMN_Dpol_1.0, whole genome shotgun sequence contains the following coding sequences:
- the LOC127879537 gene encoding trafficking regulator of GLUT4 1-like, whose amino-acid sequence MDKADQQYPPAYNQQAVNYGQPQGQGGYIQQAGYIQPGDFIQQGFVAASGQVVVLAQPQPTAVIVATGSRPPDYLVPSFFACLCCFWPTGAFALYFSNESKKAFEDGDMTNANRYSVLARNLMISSIVIGLIWIIALSVGVALNYSTSRHCTGYYC is encoded by the exons ATGGACAAAGCAG ATCAGCAGTATCCTCCGGCCTACAATCAGCAGGCAGTTAACTACGGACAGCCACAAGGACAAGGTGGCTACATACAACAAGCTGGCTACATACAACCAGGAGACTTCATCCAGCAAGGATTTGTCGCCGCCTCTGGGCAGGTCGTG GTCTTAGCCCAGCCTCAGCCTACAGCGGTGATCGTAGCGACTGGGTCTCGACCGCCGGACTACTTGGTGCCCTCTTTTTTCGCTTGCTTGTGTTGCTTCTGGCCTACTGGGGCATTCGCACTATACTTCTCAAACGAG TCAAAAAAGGCGTTTGAGGATGGTGATATGACGAACGCCAACAGGTATTCGGTGCTTGCCCGAAACCTCATGATCAGCAGCATTGTGATTGGTCTGATCTGGATCATCGCACTCAGCGTCGGGGTGGCATTAAACTATTCAACATCAAGGCATTGTACTGGTTATTACTGTTGA